The proteins below come from a single uncultured Carboxylicivirga sp. genomic window:
- a CDS encoding fumarylacetoacetate hydrolase family protein — protein sequence MKILCIGRNYVDHIKELNNQMPTEPVIFAKPDSALLLKNRPFFIPDFAQEFHHEVEVVIKINRIGKNIAPEFANRYYEEVGLGIDFTARDLQSKLKEKGLPWEKAKAFDGSAVLSEFVPKSKFEDIQNIDFKLDVNGETRQQGNTSLMIHPIDEIIAHVSQYFTLKIGDLIYTGTPAGVGQVKINDRLQGYLGDKMMFDFLIK from the coding sequence ATGAAAATATTATGCATTGGGCGTAATTATGTTGATCATATTAAAGAATTGAACAACCAAATGCCCACCGAGCCGGTTATTTTTGCCAAACCCGATTCGGCACTATTGCTTAAAAACCGTCCGTTTTTTATTCCCGACTTTGCTCAGGAGTTTCATCACGAGGTGGAAGTAGTGATTAAAATAAATCGCATTGGTAAAAACATTGCGCCCGAATTTGCCAATCGCTATTACGAAGAAGTAGGTTTAGGTATTGACTTTACTGCCCGCGATTTACAATCGAAACTAAAAGAAAAAGGCTTACCCTGGGAAAAGGCAAAAGCCTTTGATGGATCGGCTGTACTTTCGGAATTTGTTCCTAAAAGTAAGTTTGAGGATATTCAAAATATCGACTTTAAGCTGGATGTAAATGGCGAAACACGTCAGCAAGGCAATACCTCATTAATGATTCATCCGATTGATGAAATAATTGCCCATGTATCGCAATATTTCACCCTTAAAATTGGCGATTTGATTTATACCGGTACACCAGCTGGTGTGGGGCAAGTTAAAATAAACGATCGCTTGCAAGGTTATTTAGGTGATAAAATGATGTTCGACTTCTTGATTAAGTAG
- a CDS encoding 3'-5' exonuclease — MKLQLKNPIVFFDLETTGINIAKDRIVEIAILKVSLDGKEESFCYKVNPEMPIPPETTAIHGISDEDVKDAPTFKKLGKEIAKIMEGCDIGGFNSNKFDVPLLAEEFIRAEVDFDMKKRKFVDVQTIFHKMEKRTLTAAYKFYCDKDLTDAHSAEADTRATYEVLLSQLDRYPDLENDVEFLNDFSSFNKNADFIGRIIFNDKGEEVFNFGKYKGQPVEKVLEKDPSYYGWMMNGDFPLFTKKVLTNIKLRAFRNK, encoded by the coding sequence ATGAAACTTCAGCTTAAAAACCCCATTGTGTTTTTCGATTTGGAAACCACTGGGATAAATATTGCCAAAGATCGAATTGTTGAAATAGCCATTTTAAAAGTAAGTTTGGATGGAAAAGAAGAATCGTTTTGCTACAAAGTAAATCCAGAAATGCCAATTCCCCCTGAAACCACGGCTATTCATGGCATTAGCGACGAAGATGTAAAAGATGCTCCAACCTTTAAAAAGCTGGGTAAAGAAATTGCCAAAATAATGGAAGGATGCGACATTGGCGGTTTTAACTCCAATAAATTTGATGTGCCCTTATTGGCCGAAGAATTTATTAGAGCAGAAGTGGATTTTGATATGAAAAAGCGCAAGTTTGTTGATGTTCAAACCATTTTTCATAAAATGGAAAAACGAACATTAACTGCCGCTTATAAATTCTATTGCGACAAAGATTTAACCGACGCTCATTCGGCCGAAGCTGATACTCGTGCAACTTACGAGGTTTTATTATCTCAGTTAGATCGTTACCCTGATTTGGAAAATGACGTTGAATTTTTGAATGATTTCTCATCATTTAATAAAAATGCCGATTTTATTGGCCGTATCATCTTTAACGACAAAGGCGAAGAAGTATTCAACTTTGGCAAATACAAAGGACAACCAGTAGAAAAAGTACTTGAAAAAGATCCATCGTATTACGGTTGGATGATGAATGGAGATTTCCCACTTTTCACGAAAAAAGTACTGACTAATATTAAGCTGAGAGCATTTCGTAATAAATAA
- a CDS encoding superoxide dismutase, with protein sequence MERRNFISLFGLGAIGACTTVGSSKQNSTTASEQKSTPVSGHFFPALPYDYNALEPYIDAETMELHYDKHHRGYFKKFTAAIDNTSLETTAMRDIFANISKHDVGIRNNGGGYYNHMLFWENLSPDKTEPSARLLSHIVKDFKSFDAFKDEFSKAAKTRFGSGWAWLILTENKELKVVSSPNQDNPLMDIAPDKGIPLMTLDVWEHAYYLNYQNKRGDYIAAFWNVVNWKMVSKRFEKALKGEWLG encoded by the coding sequence ATGGAAAGGAGAAACTTTATTAGTTTGTTTGGCTTGGGCGCAATAGGCGCTTGTACAACTGTAGGAAGTAGTAAACAAAATTCTACAACAGCTTCTGAACAGAAATCAACACCTGTATCCGGGCATTTCTTCCCGGCCTTGCCATATGACTACAATGCTCTTGAGCCTTATATTGATGCAGAAACCATGGAGCTCCATTACGACAAGCATCACCGTGGATATTTTAAGAAATTTACAGCAGCTATCGATAATACTTCGTTGGAAACAACTGCTATGCGCGATATATTTGCTAATATATCAAAACACGATGTGGGCATTCGAAATAACGGAGGAGGGTACTATAACCACATGCTGTTTTGGGAGAATTTATCACCTGATAAAACAGAGCCATCAGCTCGTTTATTAAGTCACATTGTTAAAGACTTTAAATCGTTTGATGCTTTTAAAGATGAATTTTCGAAAGCAGCAAAAACACGATTTGGAAGTGGTTGGGCTTGGTTAATACTAACCGAAAATAAAGAGTTGAAAGTGGTATCATCTCCTAATCAGGATAACCCTTTAATGGATATTGCACCTGACAAGGGTATTCCATTGATGACACTTGATGTTTGGGAACATGCTTACTACCTGAATTATCAGAATAAACGTGGCGATTATATTGCTGCATTTTGGAATGTTGTTAACTGGAAAATGGTTAGTAAACGCTTTGAGAAGGCCTTAAAAGGAGAATGGTTAGGTTAA
- a CDS encoding NAD(P)H-dependent oxidoreductase produces the protein MRKILILFAHPLVKKSKVNKELIEAVGKMEGVTIHNLYEEYPDFYIDVKREQKLLKKHDIIIWQHPFYWYSAPSILKEWFDLVLEHGFAYGRWGNALKGKYAMSVVTTGGSKDAYSLEGSNRYPIRQYLIPFEQTARLCNMQYLPSMVFHGTYQMKNKEIEIAQMDYIKLLTLLRDEKQPINEINNKMFANEYN, from the coding sequence ATGAGAAAGATATTGATATTATTTGCACACCCATTGGTAAAAAAATCAAAGGTTAATAAGGAATTAATCGAAGCCGTAGGTAAAATGGAAGGTGTTACCATTCATAATTTATATGAAGAATACCCCGATTTTTATATAGACGTTAAACGAGAGCAAAAATTATTAAAGAAACACGATATTATTATTTGGCAGCACCCTTTCTATTGGTATAGTGCTCCATCTATTTTAAAAGAATGGTTCGATCTTGTGTTGGAACATGGGTTTGCTTATGGCCGTTGGGGTAATGCATTAAAAGGAAAATATGCGATGTCGGTTGTAACAACAGGTGGCAGTAAAGATGCTTATAGTCTTGAAGGTTCTAACCGTTATCCTATCAGGCAATATTTAATTCCTTTTGAGCAAACAGCTCGTTTATGTAATATGCAATATTTACCATCAATGGTTTTTCATGGTACTTATCAAATGAAAAACAAAGAGATTGAAATTGCACAAATGGATTATATAAAGTTGTTAACCCTGCTGCGCGATGAAAAACAACCAATAAATGAAATAAACAATAAGATGTTTGCCAACGAATATAATTAA